One Deltaproteobacteria bacterium genomic window, GCATGCGCGACGGCCAGCGTTTCGCAATGCGCCACTTCGTGGCGAAGCTACTGAAAAAGGAATCGCTGGCGCAACAGATCGCCGACTAATTATTTCACACACTGACAAAGGAAATCGTTATGGCAAAGAACTTCTATGAACAATGGCTCGAAACGCCCAACAAACTCCAAGACGAACTTGAACTCGGCCGCCTGGTAGCCGCTGACAAAGACATTCCATGGGTTTCAACGCCTCACGATGTCAAAGTGAAACTGATGGTTGCCAACCATCTCGGCTTTGCCACCATGGGCAGCAACGTACTCAAGTCGGAAATTCCGGTTGGCTGGCATACCGGCAAGCATCGGCATGGTGAAGAGTCGATGCACATCCTCGAGGGCGAGGGGTTCAGCGTGATCAATGGCCAGCGTTTTAACTGGCACCAAAGCAGCACGCTGCAGATTCCATTTTGGGCCGAGCATCAACATTTTAATACCGGCAAGGTTCCGGTCTTAATCATTCACGGCATGTGTTTCGATCTCGAGTCCTATCTCCGCGTTGCGCGCATCGAGCAGATCGAGACCTGCGGCCCCAATGAGCCCTCGATGATCGCTGCCGTGCCTGAGGAGACGTCACAATATTACCCCGATGGCACCCGTGCGATTATCCATCTTGAGCAAGCGCCGACCAACAAAGAAAAGTTGCCTGACGGAGAGAGTTACAATCCGCAGGGGGCGATCGCCGCGACAAAAAACCAGCACGACTTTTCCA contains:
- a CDS encoding cupin domain-containing protein, translated to MAKNFYEQWLETPNKLQDELELGRLVAADKDIPWVSTPHDVKVKLMVANHLGFATMGSNVLKSEIPVGWHTGKHRHGEESMHILEGEGFSVINGQRFNWHQSSTLQIPFWAEHQHFNTGKVPVLIIHGMCFDLESYLRVARIEQIETCGPNEPSMIAAVPEETSQYYPDGTRAIIHLEQAPTNKEKLPDGESYNPQGAIAATKNQHDFSNYLIVPKNGFRAVSVAITNRWIEPAFHESGRHKHLEAVVYAIEGQGYTDMQGKRIPWQAGDVLYVPPAMWEHQHINENPNPITQLRIGFNIRQWITSIWPQGFTSTRIYNDEGDPIEAGRITRRRERSY